The proteins below come from a single Malus sylvestris chromosome 3, drMalSylv7.2, whole genome shotgun sequence genomic window:
- the LOC126616990 gene encoding receptor-like protein 2 translates to MLLYEETSAQVYQNYLELPKFIQIRDNAKALRLFYINLGPNQISGEFPKELCRLAMLLYEETSAQVYQNYLELPKFIQIRDDAKALRYNYLYFFPPSIYLYNNSISGNIPTEIGQLRLLHNLDLGFNNFSESIPDQISNLKNLDTLDLSKNHLTGKIP, encoded by the exons ATGTTGCTATATGAAGAAACTTCAGCTCAAGTGTATCAGAACTACCTTGAATTGCCTAAGTTCATCCAAATTCGCGACAATGCAAAAGCGTTACG GCTCTTTTACATAAATTTAGGGCCCAACCAAATTTCAGGTGAATTTCCGAAGGAACTTTGCAGACTAGCGATGTTGCTATATGAAGAAACTTCAGCTCAAGTGTATCAGAACTACCTTGAATTGCCTAAGTTCATCCAAATTCGTGACGATGCAAAAGCGTTACGGTAcaattatttatatttcttcccACCATCTATATACCTATACAACAATAGCATCAGTGGCAATATACCAACTGAAATTGGCCAACTGCGGCTTCTCCATAATTTGGACCTTGGCTTCAACAACTTCTCTGAAAGCATCCCAGACCAAATATCCAACCTCAAAAACTTGGATACATTGGATCTCTCCAAAAATCATCTGACTGGAAAAATCCCATAA